The uncultured Mailhella sp. genome segment CTGCACCCCGGACAGAAGGCCATGGTCAAGGTTTCGGCCTATGACTTTTCCATCTACGGCGGACTGGACGGCGTGCTTGAGCAGATAAGTGCCGACACCATTGAAGACAAGCGCGGGGAGTTCTATTATCAGGTCAAGGTGCGTACTCCCAAAACCGCTATTATCTATCACGGAGAGTCTCTGCCCATTATGCCGGGCATGATGACGACGGTGGATATCATGACGGGCAAGAAGACGGTTCTGGACTATCTTCTCAAGCCGATTCTCAAAGCAAAGCAGAACGCGCTCAGGGAGAAATAGCAGATAAGATTGACGAATATTTTTATGTTGCTCAACATGTCATTTTTTTTACTGATATACTCCTGTTTGTTTTAGTGATGACGTTTTATTTGAAGATGACCTTTGCTTATATGCTGTGATATATATTTTTATGAAAATTATATTATAATTGTGATGATGAATGTGCGTTATATGATGCAAGGCATGAGTTGAAACTAATTCGAGATGTTGCAGTATGGAACATTGTTCTTGACTCATGATAAATATTATTTATGATTTAATTAGCCTGAAAAATAGCTGATGATTGTTTTTTGGGAAAAGGCAGTGTGTGACATTGTTGTGGTTTTTGGAAACATAACCACTTTTGTTAATGGAGTTTTTATGATTTTCTCCAGAAAATGTAAAAGTTCCGATACGTGGACGCTGAGCAAGCGTTTTTTCATTGGGAGGCAGGCATGAGGACATCGTTTTCTTTTCTGTTTGTTTCCGGCTGTCTCGGTCTTCTGCTCTTTCTGCCTTCGGCGCATGCCGCAGAACGGGACGGAGCGATTCCCCTCAAGGAATCCATCGAAGCGATGCTGAGAAACAATAATTCGCTCAAGGCTATTCAGGAAAATCGGTCCGCCGCAGGCTATGAGATAGACCGCGCCAAGGCCGGTTATGGGCCGAGAGTGGATCTGACGGCCCGGGGCGGATTCGGCAAGCTGACCGACAGCACGACCCGTTCGTACAATTACGACGAGGCGGCTCCCTATTCGTCGGCGTCGCTGCTCGTGACGCAGCCTTTGTGGGACGGCTGGCTGACGCGCGGCCGCGTGCGGGAGGCCGAGGCGACCTATCGTTCTCTGGATCATCGCGTGATGGACAACGCCAACTCGCTGGCGCTCGACGCCATCATCGCCCATGTGGACGTGCTTCGTCGTCAGCAGATTTACCAGCTTGCGCAGGACAACGTGTCCCGGCACGAGGAAATTCTCGAAAAGGCCCGCGAACGCGAGGCGCAGGGCGTGGACACCATGGCCGACGTTTCTCAGGCGCAGAGCCGCCTGTCGCGCGCCCGTTCCACGCTGACCGAGGCCCGCGCCTCGCTGCGCATCGGGGAAGATACCTACACTCGTCTGACGCGGCTTTCGGCCATGTCTCTCGGGCCGGTGAACCTGCCTTCCAAAATGTTTTCGGGGCCTGAAGAGGTGCTGAAGGCGGCGCAGAAGGGCAATCCGA includes the following:
- a CDS encoding TolC family outer membrane protein — encoded protein: MRTSFSFLFVSGCLGLLLFLPSAHAAERDGAIPLKESIEAMLRNNNSLKAIQENRSAAGYEIDRAKAGYGPRVDLTARGGFGKLTDSTTRSYNYDEAAPYSSASLLVTQPLWDGWLTRGRVREAEATYRSLDHRVMDNANSLALDAIIAHVDVLRRQQIYQLAQDNVSRHEEILEKAREREAQGVDTMADVSQAQSRLSRARSTLTEARASLRIGEDTYTRLTRLSAMSLGPVNLPSKMFSGPEEVLKAAQKGNPKVAAYMEDVKAASAVREQARSAYSPSLSIEAGPSYSDRDGKSELWTAEVGVAAVVRWNLFNSGADVAESKAAAARIRQSRRVLYDYMDDLELNVRESWTEYLSAQKQLQFYREAIEYNKTTRDAYEEQFVMGERSLLDVLDAENELFNSSTQAATALGNTLIAAYRMKALAGDLLPGFNISTEMLKVTPHDHEPLDHLMLPK